The sequence below is a genomic window from Denitratisoma sp. DHT3.
TTGGGTGAGCGGACCGATCAGGCCGGTGCTTTCGATCAGGGGCACGAACGCGTCGGGGGATACCAGGCCGAAGGCGGGATGCTGCCAACGCAGCAGGCTTTCCATCGCCACGATCTCCCCGCTCCGGAGATCGAGCTTGGGCTGGCAATAAAGCACCAGTTGGCGCTCCGCGATGGCCGAGCGCAGTTCCCCCATCAATTGCAGGCGGCGTGGGTTGTAGAAATCCTGTTCGGCGTTGTAGAGGGCATAGGCCCTGCCATCCTGCTGGGCCTTGTAGAGCGCGACCTCGGCGTGGCGCATGAGCACCGCGGCGTCCTCGCCATGGCCGGGAAAGACGGCGATGCCGATGATGGCGCCGACTTCCACGGTGATGCCGGCGTTTTCAAACGGCTGCTCGAAGCCCTTGAGTATGCGGATGCCTGTCTCGGCTGCCTGCTGGGCGCCAACGTCGGGCAGCAGGACCGCGAAATGCCTGCCACCGAAGTGGGCCAGGGTGTCGCGCTCGCGCAGCAAAGCGTGAACCCTCGGCCCGATCTGGCGCAGCAGTTGGTCGCCATTGTCCTGGCCGAGCGTGTAATTGATCTCCTGGAAGCGCTCCAGCGCGAACATCAACAGCGCCAGCGGCTGGCTGTCGCGGCGCGCGGCGATCAGCGCGTTCTGCAGCCGCTCCTGGAGCTGTGCGCGGTTGGGCAGATCGGTGAGCGCATCGAAGTAGGCCAGGTGCCGCACCCTGTCCTCGGCATGCTTGCGCTGGATCACCGCACCCAATTGCGCGGCGACGGCGGAAACCAACTGCTCCAGCCGGACATCCTCGGGGCGCGGTTCGAGCATGAAGAACTCCATCACCGCCACCACCTCCTCGTCCGCCAGCACCGGCACCGCCAGGGCGGCCTTGAGGCCCGCGGTACGTGCCGCCGCGGCGCGCGGGAAATTGGCGTCCTGCGTGGCGTCCTGCAGCCACAGCGGGGCCTTTTCGCGCCAGACCCGCCCCGGCAGACCCTCGCCCGCCGCGAAGGTGAAGCCGCCGCTCAGTCGGCGGAATTCGTCCAGCCCGGCAACGCCGGCAAACCAGCCCGGGCTGCACGCTAGGGTCCGGCCGTCGCGGCCCGGCGTCCAGGCCTGGCCCAGGCTCCAGCCGGTGGTTTCGCAAATTTTCTGCAGCGCGACCGCCAGCGCCGCATGCAGATCCGGCGCGGTGCTGATCGCCAACGTCATGGTCTGCAGCAGCCAGATTTCTTCCGCCGCGCGCCGCGCTTCCGCGTCCCGTGCCTGCAAGCTCCCGGCCATGGCGTCGAAGGCGAGCGCGAGCCGGTTCAGCTCCCCGCTCCCGCCGCCCATGCCGGTGCGTGCGTGCAGGTCGCCCGCGGCGAGGCGTCCGGTGGCCGCCACCAGGGCGCGCACCTGGCGCAGAATGAATGCATCGCTGCCGATCCAGGCGGCCGCCAGCGCGAGCAACGCCACGATGGCCAGCGCGATCAGGCTGTGGCGGAAGACCCGATCCACCTGCGCGAACACCAGGGTTTTCGGCATGCCGACGCTGAGGAACACCCCCAGTCCCGAGCCGCTGGCGGCAAGCGGGGTGAAGCCATACAGCCGCAACACGCCATCCACGTCCTGCGCCTCGGTGGTGCCCTCTCCGCCCCGCGCCTGGATGGCCTTGACCAGGGGGGCTTCCGGCAGCACCTTGCCGATCCACGCGGCCGGCGCCGGATGGCGCGCCAGAATCACGCCGTTGCGATCGATCACGGTCAGCGCCGCGCCCTCGGGCAACTCGGTGCGGGCGGCGACATGATTGATCGAGGCCAGATCCAGGGCGGCGAACACCACGGCCCGCACGTTGCCCGCCGCATCCAGGATGGGGTAGCCGAAGTTCACCGAGGGCTTGCCGGAGATGCGCCCGATCTGATACTCGCCGATGGCGAACGCCCGACTCCGCAGGGCGTCGCGCACGTAGGCGCGATCGGCCAGGTTCACCGTCCGGGCCAGGGGCAGGGCGCTGCAGATCACGTCGCCGCGGGGGCTGGCCACGCCGAAATTGGCATAGCTCGAGTACTGCTTGAGCAGTTGCGCCAGCAGGGCATTGCAGGTGCGCGGCTCCGTCTCGCGAATCGACGGCACCTGCGCCAGCGTCATCAGGATCTGGTGCGCACCCTCGATGAGCCCGTCATGGCTGGCGGCCACCAGGCGCGCCAGCCGCAACGCATTCTGCTGGATTCCCTCGGTCGCCGTGCGGCGCTGCTCGCCGGCCGAATACAACATCAGACCCCATGCCGGCACCACGGCGAGCAGTACCAGCAGCAGCAAACGGGCGCGCAAGGGCGCGAAGGAGAAGAAGGCCCTCAGACGGGACATTGGCCGGCCTTTGACGAAATGCGTCAGTGCCAATATAGCCAATGCCGGCACCGGTACGGGCGGCGGTCGTTCCTGGCCGCCGCCCGCGGCTATCGCGTCACTTGACCTTCATGCCCGGCGTGGCGCCGGAATCCGGGGACAGGATGAACAACCCCGGGGTGTTGCCGGATTCGTCGGAAGCGGCCAGCACCATGCCCTCGGACATGCCGAATTTCATCTTGCGCGGCGCCAGGTTGGCCACCATCACCGTCAGCCGGCCCACCAGGGCGGCGGGATCGTAGGCCGACTTGATGCCGGCGAAGACCTGGCGCGGTTTTTCCTCGCCGATGTCCAGTTCCAGTCGGATCAACTTGTCGGCGCCCTCGACGTGGGCGGCACCGACGATGCGGGCGACGCGCAGGTCCACCTTGGCGAAGTCTTCAATCCCTATGGTCGGCGCCCCGGCGTCGCCATTCGCCCCCTCTCCCCTCGCGGGAGAGGGCTGGGGTGAGGGGGGCGCCTTGCCCTGCGCTGCCTGCTGCTTGTCCTCGCTCCGCTGCTGGTGCTGGGCGTGGCGCTGCGGCGAGTGCTGCTCCGGCTTGGGCTCCAGGGACTCCTTGTTGGCGGCCACCAGCGCCTCGACCTGCTTCGGATCGATGCGGGTCATCAGGTGCGCGTAGGGCTTGATCGCATGGCTCACCGGCAGCAGTTGCGCGGCATCGGCCCAGTGCAGCGGGGGGATGTCGAGGAAGGACTCGGCCTGCTCGGCGAGCCTGGGCAGCACGGGTTTCAGATAGAGGGTCAGCAGGCGGAAGGCGTTGACCAGCACCGTGCACACATAATGCAGCAAGGCTTCCTGCTCCGTGTCCTTGGCCAGTTGCCAGGGTTGGTGCTTGTCCACGAACTGGTTCACCTGGTCGGCCAGGGCCATGATGCGGCGCAGGGCGCGGCCGTAGTCGCGGGCCTCGTAATGGGCGGCGATCTCCGCGGCCGCTTCCATCAGGCCCGGCAGGTCGCCGCGGAACCGGTCGTCGAGCGGCGCATGCAGCAGTTGGCCGCCGAAGCGTTTCTGGATGAAGCCGGCGGCGCGGCTGGCGATGTTGATGTACTTGCCCACCAGGTCGGCATTCACCCGCTGGACGAAGTCCTCCAGGTTGAGGTCGATGTCCTCCAGGGTGCCGTTCAGCTTGGCGGCGAAGTAGTAGCGCAGCCACTCGGGGTTCAGTCCCTGGGCCAGATAGCTCTCGGCGGTGATGAAGGTGCCGCGCGACTTGGACATCTTGGCGCCATCCACGGTGAGGAAACCGTGGGCGAAGATGCTGGTCGGGGTGCGGTAGCCGGCCTGCTCCAGCTCGGCGGGCCAGAACAGGGCGTGGAAGTAGAGGATGTCCTTGCCGATGAAGTGGTAGAGCTCGGCCTGCGAGTCGCGGCGCCAATAGACGTCGAAGTCGAGGCCCTTTTTCGCGCAGAGATTGCGGAACGAGCCCATGTAGCCGATCGGCGCGTCGAGCCAGACGTAGAAGTATTTACCCGTGTTTCTTTCCCCATTCTCGCCGGGGATCTCGAAGCCGAAATACGGCGCGTCGCGGGAAATGTCCCAGTCGGTGAGTTTGTTCTCGCCCTCGGTGCCCAGCCACTCCTGCATCTTGTTGGCGGCCTCGGCCTGGAGCCGGCCCTCCTGGCGCGTCCATTGGCGCAGGAAGGCCTGGCAGCGGGCGTCCGACAGCTTGAAGAAATAATGGTCGGAATGGCGCAGTTCCGGCTTGGCGCCGGAAACCGCCGAATAGGGGTTCTTCAGGTCGGTCGGCGCATAGGCGGCGCCGCAGGACTCGCAGGAGTCGCCGTACTGGTCGGCGGCGCCGCACTTGGGGCACTCGCCCTTGATGAAGCGGTCGGGCAGGAACATCTGCTTGACCGGATCGTAGTACTGCTCGATGGAGCGCACTTCGATCAGGCCGGCGGCCTTGAGCTTGCCGTAGATGTCCTCGGCGTAATGGCGGGTCTCGTCCGAGTGGGTGGTGTGGTAGTTGTCGAAGGCGACGTGGAACCCCGTGAAATCGCGCAGATGCTCGCCATGGACGCGGGCGATCAGCTGCTCCGGCGTGACGCCCTCCTTCTCGGCCCGCAGCATGATCGGCGTGCCGTGGGTGTCGTCGGCGCAGACGTAGTGGCACTCGTGGCCCCGCATCTTCTGGAAGCGCACCCAGATGTCGGTCTGGATGTACTCGACCAGATGGCCGAGATGGATGGCGCCGTTGGCGTAGGGCAGGGCGCTGGTGACGAGAATCTGGCGGGGAGTCATGACGGAGGAAGGGGCATTCTGGAAAGCCGCGATTCTAGCAAAGGGGCTTGCTCGGCTATACTTGACGCCTGCACTCGACTATTTGCCAACCCCGACAAGACAAGGATTCCCGACGCCATGAGCATGACCGACAGCCTGGTTCAGGCCGCCCTGAAAGAAGTGATCGACCCCAACACCGGCAAGGACCTGGTGTCCGCCCGCAACATCCGCAATCTCAAGGTCTCCGGCGACGAAGTGAGCCTCGACGTGGAACTGGGCTATCCGGCCAACAGCCAGCTGGAACTGATCCGCCAGCGGGTGGTGGATCGGCTGACGGCCCTCGGGGCCGCCAAGGTCAAGGTGGAGGTACGCCACAGGATCGTCAGCCACGCCGTGCAAAAGGGCGTCAAGCTGCTCCCCGGCGTGAAGAACATCATTGCCGTGGCCTCGGGCAAGGGCGGCGTCGGCAAGTCCACCACCGCGGTGAATCTGGCGCTGGCGCTGGCCGCCGAAGGGGCCAGCGTGGGCATTCTCGACGCCGACATCTACGGCCCCTCCATCCC
It includes:
- the metG gene encoding methionine--tRNA ligase, producing the protein MTPRQILVTSALPYANGAIHLGHLVEYIQTDIWVRFQKMRGHECHYVCADDTHGTPIMLRAEKEGVTPEQLIARVHGEHLRDFTGFHVAFDNYHTTHSDETRHYAEDIYGKLKAAGLIEVRSIEQYYDPVKQMFLPDRFIKGECPKCGAADQYGDSCESCGAAYAPTDLKNPYSAVSGAKPELRHSDHYFFKLSDARCQAFLRQWTRQEGRLQAEAANKMQEWLGTEGENKLTDWDISRDAPYFGFEIPGENGERNTGKYFYVWLDAPIGYMGSFRNLCAKKGLDFDVYWRRDSQAELYHFIGKDILYFHALFWPAELEQAGYRTPTSIFAHGFLTVDGAKMSKSRGTFITAESYLAQGLNPEWLRYYFAAKLNGTLEDIDLNLEDFVQRVNADLVGKYINIASRAAGFIQKRFGGQLLHAPLDDRFRGDLPGLMEAAAEIAAHYEARDYGRALRRIMALADQVNQFVDKHQPWQLAKDTEQEALLHYVCTVLVNAFRLLTLYLKPVLPRLAEQAESFLDIPPLHWADAAQLLPVSHAIKPYAHLMTRIDPKQVEALVAANKESLEPKPEQHSPQRHAQHQQRSEDKQQAAQGKAPPSPQPSPARGEGANGDAGAPTIGIEDFAKVDLRVARIVGAAHVEGADKLIRLELDIGEEKPRQVFAGIKSAYDPAALVGRLTVMVANLAPRKMKFGMSEGMVLAASDESGNTPGLFILSPDSGATPGMKVK
- a CDS encoding EAL domain-containing protein, which gives rise to MSRLRAFFSFAPLRARLLLLVLLAVVPAWGLMLYSAGEQRRTATEGIQQNALRLARLVAASHDGLIEGAHQILMTLAQVPSIRETEPRTCNALLAQLLKQYSSYANFGVASPRGDVICSALPLARTVNLADRAYVRDALRSRAFAIGEYQIGRISGKPSVNFGYPILDAAGNVRAVVFAALDLASINHVAARTELPEGAALTVIDRNGVILARHPAPAAWIGKVLPEAPLVKAIQARGGEGTTEAQDVDGVLRLYGFTPLAASGSGLGVFLSVGMPKTLVFAQVDRVFRHSLIALAIVALLALAAAWIGSDAFILRQVRALVAATGRLAAGDLHARTGMGGGSGELNRLALAFDAMAGSLQARDAEARRAAEEIWLLQTMTLAISTAPDLHAALAVALQKICETTGWSLGQAWTPGRDGRTLACSPGWFAGVAGLDEFRRLSGGFTFAAGEGLPGRVWREKAPLWLQDATQDANFPRAAAARTAGLKAALAVPVLADEEVVAVMEFFMLEPRPEDVRLEQLVSAVAAQLGAVIQRKHAEDRVRHLAYFDALTDLPNRAQLQERLQNALIAARRDSQPLALLMFALERFQEINYTLGQDNGDQLLRQIGPRVHALLRERDTLAHFGGRHFAVLLPDVGAQQAAETGIRILKGFEQPFENAGITVEVGAIIGIAVFPGHGEDAAVLMRHAEVALYKAQQDGRAYALYNAEQDFYNPRRLQLMGELRSAIAERQLVLYCQPKLDLRSGEIVAMESLLRWQHPAFGLVSPDAFVPLIESTGLIGPLTQWVLDAALIHCHAWQQADMRVPVAVNLSAHNLADPRLIDTIRNALATWGAAPDWLDLEITESAIMGDPAAALEQLKQLKDIGFRLFIDDFGTGQSSLAYLQKLPVDAIKIDKSFIQPLLTDRDAELIVRSTTELGHNLGLKVVVEGVENQALCERLKTLGCDEAQGYYVSPPIPTDQFIDWSKTVPWPLRTAHA